A stretch of Lathyrus oleraceus cultivar Zhongwan6 chromosome 6, CAAS_Psat_ZW6_1.0, whole genome shotgun sequence DNA encodes these proteins:
- the LOC127097440 gene encoding probable protein kinase At2g41970, whose product MLCCGGAEEDFNGLAANHYSAAAIGANAYGAAGGGGGGGDRGEPRSNIVKSGGPQKALEIEIPEFKLNELKRLTENFGTKALIGEGSYGRVFRAKMSDGVEAAIKKLDTSSSPEVDSDFESQLAIVSRLKNEHFVALMGYCLEANNRILVYEYASLGSLHDTLHGRKGVQGAEPGPVLNWNERVKIAFGAAKGLEFLHEKVQPSIVHRDVRSSNVLLFNDYEAKVADFNLTNQSSDTAARLHSTRVLGTFGYHAPEYAMTGQITQKSDVYSFGVVLLELLTGRKPVDHTMPKGQQSLVTWATPRLSEDKVKQCVDPKLNNEYPPKAIAKLAAVAALCVQYEADFRPNMTIVVKALQPLLNSKPAGPSSNA is encoded by the exons ATGTTGTGCTGTGGAGGTGCAGAAGAGGATTTTAACGGTTTAGCTGCAAACCATTATAGTGCAGCAGCAATCGGAGCTAACGCGTACGGTGCTGCTGGTGGTGGTGGTGGAG GTGGTGATAGAGGAGAGCCAAGGAGCAATATTGTGAAGAGTGGTGGTCCTCAGAAAGCATTAGAAATTGAGATACCCGAATTTAAGTTGAACGAGTTAAAGCGGTTAACAGAGAACTTTGGAACAAAAGCACTGATTGGGGAAGGTTCCTATGGGAGGGTTTTCCGTGCAAAGATGAGCGACGGTGTTGAGGCTGCAATTAAGAAGCTGGATACGAGTTCTTCACCAGAAGTTGACTCCGATTTTGAATCACAG TTAGCAATTGTTTCGAGATTGAAGAATGAACATTTCGTCGCTTTGATGGGATATTGTCTTGAGGCAAATAACAGAATTTTGGTTTATGAATATGCAAGTCTTGGTTCTTTGCACGACACATTACACG GAAGGAAAGGAGTTCAAGGGGCAGAACCTGGTCCGGTTTTAAATTGGAACGAGAGAGTAAAAATTGCGTTTGGTGCAGCCAAAGGACTTGAGTTTCTTCATGAGAAAGTTCAACCTTCTATAGTTCATAGAGATGTAAGATCCAGCAATGTCTTGTTGTTCAATGATTATGAGGCTAAGGTTGCAGATTTCAACTTGACAAATCAGTCTTCGGACACCGCAGCACGGCTACATTCAACAAGAGTCTTGGGAACATTTGGCTATCATGCTCCAGA GTATGCGATGACAGGACAAATAACCCAAAAAAGCGATGTATACAGTTTTGGTGTTGTGCTTTTAGAACTCTTGACAGGAAGAAAGCCAGTGGATCATACAATGCCTAAAGGGCAACAAAGTCTTGTAACTTGG GCGACTCCAAGACTAAGTGAAGACAAAGTGAAACAATGTGTTGATCCTAAACTAAACAACGAGTATCCGCCAAAAGCAATCGCTAAG TTGGCAGCAGTTGCAGCACTTTGTGTTCAGTATGAAGCAGATTTCAGGCCAAACATGACAATTGTTGTTAAAGCTCTTCAGCCACTTCTCAATTCGAAACCGGCTGGACCTAGCTCTAATGCTTGA